From the genome of Armatimonadota bacterium, one region includes:
- a CDS encoding aminopeptidase P family protein: protein MWDRFSEGEMARRWALARDLMLWRDLGGLLVFGNSGVNRHNQANVFWLTNHLDLHHNYLVAPLDAAVEPALYVGLTNHVPNARQVSGVPIIEWGGYNPAETVAARLRAAGLGDARLGIVGVNHKFSMGMPYQHYEALRKALPSVEPVDVTAEFARLRETKSAEEIAWLRRAAAFTDQAILALRDQVRPGIPEYSLLGIIEGAFRSQGGQPHIAFLRSMAMDDPNGCLPAQNPSARPLKRGDVIITEISASYWGYSGQIHRPIFVGSDPTPPWTRMFEVARVAYDRMAEAMRPGATEREIIKAASVIGENGYLIYDDLIHGYGVDILPPLIDRTCCRYWPWDEERAAPEGRRFEQGMAVVIQPNPVTHDERMGLQLGALTVVTDSGAEALHAIPFEPVVAAAA from the coding sequence ATGTGGGATAGATTCTCGGAAGGCGAGATGGCGCGACGGTGGGCGCTTGCACGCGACCTGATGCTGTGGCGCGACCTGGGGGGCCTGCTGGTCTTCGGCAACTCGGGAGTCAACCGGCACAACCAGGCCAACGTCTTCTGGCTGACGAACCACCTCGACCTGCACCACAACTACCTTGTTGCCCCGCTGGACGCGGCGGTTGAGCCGGCGCTCTACGTGGGCCTGACCAACCACGTGCCCAACGCCAGGCAGGTGAGCGGCGTTCCCATCATAGAGTGGGGCGGCTACAACCCGGCCGAGACGGTCGCGGCGCGGCTGCGGGCCGCGGGCCTCGGAGATGCCCGGCTGGGGATAGTGGGAGTCAACCACAAGTTCAGCATGGGCATGCCCTACCAGCACTACGAGGCGCTGCGGAAGGCCCTTCCGAGCGTGGAGCCCGTGGACGTCACGGCCGAGTTTGCACGTCTCAGGGAGACCAAGTCCGCGGAGGAGATCGCCTGGCTGCGCCGGGCCGCGGCGTTCACCGATCAAGCGATCCTTGCCCTCCGGGATCAGGTCCGTCCCGGCATTCCCGAGTATTCGCTCCTTGGGATCATTGAGGGCGCCTTCCGGTCCCAGGGCGGCCAGCCGCACATCGCGTTCCTGCGCTCGATGGCCATGGACGACCCCAACGGATGCCTTCCTGCGCAGAACCCCTCGGCCAGACCCCTGAAGCGCGGGGACGTCATCATCACGGAGATCAGCGCTTCCTACTGGGGATACTCGGGCCAGATACACCGGCCGATCTTCGTGGGCTCTGATCCGACTCCCCCGTGGACCAGGATGTTCGAGGTCGCGCGTGTCGCCTACGACCGCATGGCAGAGGCGATGCGGCCCGGCGCGACCGAGCGCGAAATCATCAAGGCCGCCTCGGTCATCGGCGAGAACGGCTACCTGATCTACGACGACCTCATCCACGGCTACGGCGTGGACATCCTGCCCCCGCTGATTGACCGGACATGCTGCCGGTACTGGCCGTGGGACGAAGAGCGCGCCGCCCCTGAGGGCCGGCGCTTCGAACAGGGCATGGCCGTGGTCATCCAGCCCAATCCCGTGACGCACGACGAGCGCATGGGCCTGCAACTGGGCGCGCTCACGGTTGTGACCGATTCAGGCGCCGAGGCGCTTCACGCGATCCCGTTTGAGCCCGTTGTTGCGGCCGCCGCATAG
- a CDS encoding creatininase family protein: MGNWEIPPKGGHMDAANGIYFQNMTMKEVTARLQKDDLIIIPVGSTEAHGPHACYGEDTFLVTRMAEAVAQRTGCTVSQPVWFGSHPYHHIGMPGTVPVDEDTFTAYLSSIIAGFWNAGFRKQIMLNGHGQEYVIPTAIHRFAKRYQVPAVLINLNWYYAIQPYVKDKAHGGPFETPFVHADECETSYSLALFPEMIRMEDAVDTKVHGFLPQGHVDSAANAYQRAIPWYGHAGLGTIEIVGNPEGVVGRATLADAEKARPGVEALLDYMVRLHDDIMTRFPPGVLPEASLVTQRFTQAEVDELLRGPLGGGKHLYTVAWPPR; the protein is encoded by the coding sequence ATGGGTAACTGGGAGATTCCGCCCAAGGGCGGGCACATGGATGCCGCCAATGGCATCTACTTTCAGAACATGACAATGAAAGAGGTCACGGCGCGGCTCCAGAAGGACGACCTGATAATCATTCCCGTGGGCAGCACCGAGGCCCACGGCCCGCACGCCTGCTACGGCGAGGACACGTTCCTGGTGACGCGGATGGCCGAGGCGGTGGCCCAACGGACCGGGTGCACGGTGTCGCAGCCGGTCTGGTTCGGCAGCCACCCCTACCACCACATCGGCATGCCCGGCACTGTGCCCGTGGACGAGGACACGTTCACGGCATACCTGAGCTCGATCATCGCCGGCTTCTGGAACGCCGGGTTCCGCAAGCAGATTATGTTGAACGGCCACGGACAGGAGTACGTGATCCCCACTGCCATTCACCGCTTCGCCAAGAGGTACCAGGTTCCGGCGGTTCTCATCAACCTGAACTGGTACTACGCGATCCAGCCCTACGTGAAGGACAAGGCGCACGGCGGGCCGTTCGAGACGCCCTTCGTTCACGCCGATGAGTGTGAGACCTCATACTCGCTGGCGCTGTTTCCCGAGATGATCCGCATGGAGGACGCCGTGGACACCAAGGTTCACGGCTTCCTGCCGCAGGGGCACGTGGACTCGGCTGCCAACGCCTACCAGCGGGCGATTCCGTGGTACGGGCACGCCGGCCTGGGCACGATCGAGATCGTGGGCAATCCCGAGGGTGTGGTGGGCAGGGCCACGCTGGCGGACGCCGAGAAGGCCAGGCCGGGCGTCGAGGCACTGCTCGACTACATGGTGCGGCTGCACGACGACATCATGACCCGCTTTCCTCCCGGGGTGCTGCCGGAGGCGTCGCTCGTGACCCAGCGGTTCACGCAGGCCGAGGTGGACGAGTTGCTCAGGGGGCCGCTGGGCGGCGGGAAGCACCTGTACACGGTGGCATGGCCGCCTCGATGA
- a CDS encoding sugar kinase, with product MAASMTDYDVVAFGEAMVRLSPPGYRRLEQTSTLDVSVGGAELNVAASVARLGLASAWVSRLPANPLGRMIANKGREFGVDMGHVIWAEGERAGLYFIEHGAAPRATQVLYDRKASAFAGIRPGMVDWESLLSRSRLLHVGGITPALSASAAAAQQEAMAAARAAGCLVSYDLNYRAALWGLEEARAAQLPLMEFVDVLVTSLPDQPDVTELISGERGADPAGVARRLAERFGFRAVLVTMRGTPSVWRTTWSSLAWVAGGLFTDRCYEIEAVDRIGGGDACVAGFLVGYLEGDPGRGVRLGNALSALKQTSPTDWPWPTRAEAEALIADGGTRLAR from the coding sequence ATGGCCGCCTCGATGACGGACTACGACGTGGTTGCTTTCGGCGAGGCGATGGTGCGCCTCTCGCCGCCGGGCTACCGGCGGCTGGAGCAGACCTCGACCCTGGATGTCTCTGTCGGCGGCGCAGAACTCAACGTGGCAGCCAGCGTGGCGCGGCTGGGGCTTGCCTCTGCCTGGGTGAGCCGCCTGCCTGCCAACCCGCTCGGGCGGATGATCGCCAACAAGGGACGCGAGTTTGGGGTTGACATGGGCCACGTCATCTGGGCAGAGGGCGAGCGCGCCGGGTTGTACTTCATCGAGCACGGCGCGGCTCCCCGCGCCACCCAGGTGCTCTACGACCGCAAGGCATCGGCGTTCGCAGGCATCAGGCCGGGGATGGTGGACTGGGAATCCCTGCTGTCGCGGTCACGCCTCCTGCACGTGGGTGGCATTACCCCCGCGCTGAGCGCATCTGCCGCAGCGGCCCAGCAGGAGGCCATGGCCGCCGCGCGCGCCGCGGGCTGCCTCGTCAGCTACGACCTCAACTACCGCGCGGCGCTGTGGGGTCTCGAGGAAGCCCGTGCCGCGCAACTGCCGCTGATGGAGTTCGTTGATGTTCTTGTCACATCGCTTCCGGATCAACCCGACGTGACCGAGCTGATCTCCGGGGAGAGGGGCGCCGATCCAGCCGGGGTTGCGCGGCGTCTGGCGGAGAGGTTCGGTTTCCGCGCCGTGCTGGTCACGATGCGCGGGACGCCGTCTGTGTGGCGTACGACATGGAGCTCGCTTGCCTGGGTCGCGGGCGGGCTGTTCACGGACCGTTGCTACGAGATCGAGGCAGTGGACAGGATCGGAGGAGGGGACGCCTGCGTGGCCGGGTTCCTGGTCGGCTACCTGGAGGGCGATCCAGGCCGCGGAGTTCGGCTGGGAAACGCCCTGTCAGCGCTGAAGCAGACGTCGCCCACCGACTGGCCGTGGCCGACGCGCGCAGAGGCCGAAGCCCTGATAGCCGATGGGGGGACGCGCCTTGCGCGCTGA
- a CDS encoding hydroxyacid dehydrogenase: MCLDGCKFTLHGPLRTADEIVAAADGADVLCMRDQFGRVTGEILDRLPNLKLIVTRSAGYDHIDLAEAERRGIRVCNVPDYGAHMIAELAFGLLLSVARNIPRGDERYRRERRFSDEGLRGVELRAKTLGVIGTGRVGLHSIRIAKGFGMRVLAHDISEVPQAAGDLGFEYAPLERVLAEGDAVTLHIPLTVGTHHLLDARRLALMKPGAILVNTSRGAIVDTQALIEALRSGHLVGAGLDVLEGERSIYHDFSGLNVVVTPHIGWYTDGAVGRIMSATLSNIAAFAVGRCTNLVGA, encoded by the coding sequence ATCTGTCTCGATGGTTGTAAGTTCACGCTCCACGGGCCGTTGCGCACGGCAGACGAGATCGTGGCCGCGGCCGACGGGGCAGACGTCCTGTGCATGCGCGACCAGTTCGGGCGCGTGACCGGGGAGATCCTGGACCGCCTCCCGAACCTGAAGCTCATCGTGACGCGGTCGGCCGGGTACGACCACATAGACCTGGCAGAAGCCGAGCGCCGCGGAATCCGGGTGTGCAACGTGCCGGACTACGGCGCCCACATGATCGCTGAACTGGCATTTGGGCTGCTCCTGTCCGTTGCTCGCAACATACCCCGGGGAGACGAACGATACCGCCGGGAGCGGCGCTTCTCCGACGAGGGGCTGCGAGGTGTCGAACTGCGCGCCAAGACCCTGGGCGTGATTGGCACCGGACGCGTGGGCCTGCACAGCATCCGCATTGCCAAGGGGTTCGGGATGCGGGTCCTCGCTCACGACATCAGCGAGGTTCCACAGGCGGCGGGAGATCTCGGCTTCGAGTACGCGCCTCTCGAAAGGGTGCTGGCGGAGGGAGACGCGGTAACGCTGCACATCCCGCTGACCGTTGGGACGCACCACCTGCTCGACGCCCGCCGGCTGGCTCTGATGAAGCCCGGTGCGATCCTGGTGAACACCTCGCGCGGCGCGATCGTGGACACTCAAGCGCTCATCGAGGCCCTTCGGTCGGGACACCTCGTCGGCGCCGGGCTGGACGTGCTGGAGGGCGAGCGCAGCATCTACCACGACTTCTCTGGGCTCAACGTTGTTGTGACCCCGCACATTGGCTGGTACACCGATGGCGCGGTCGGGCGCATCATGTCCGCAACGCTGTCCAACATCGCGGCGTTTGCCGTGGGGAGATGCACTAACCTGGTGGGAGCGTGA
- a CDS encoding cupin domain-containing protein, translating into MSGTVPHHRLFESTIGPSVAGKESKVFHLDDVPDLASDHDRRRKKVLFNSALTGTEMLVDVLFYAPGGTSPLHYHSGTEHYFVVLDGRGHITINGQDQPLRAGSVVWLAEGDPHKVFAAEDSPLVFLEYFSKGKHETVFVEQACEWRPERRE; encoded by the coding sequence GTGAGCGGAACGGTACCCCATCACAGGCTGTTTGAGTCCACGATAGGGCCTTCTGTCGCGGGCAAGGAGTCGAAGGTGTTTCACCTGGACGACGTGCCGGACCTGGCCTCGGATCACGATCGGCGCCGGAAGAAGGTGCTGTTCAACTCGGCGTTGACCGGCACGGAGATGCTTGTGGACGTGCTGTTCTACGCGCCCGGAGGCACGTCGCCGCTTCACTACCACAGCGGGACCGAGCACTACTTCGTGGTGCTGGACGGACGCGGGCACATCACCATCAACGGGCAGGATCAACCCCTGCGCGCTGGGTCCGTGGTCTGGCTCGCCGAGGGAGATCCCCACAAGGTCTTCGCCGCCGAGGACAGCCCGCTGGTGTTCCTGGAGTACTTCTCCAAGGGCAAGCACGAGACCGTGTTCGTAGA
- a CDS encoding DMT family transporter, translated as MARSGASCPQRCPTSRRLPWGDALTWWEREWSPRMTGAMWALASGVGFGLFQAFNSRAVRGADVARSTFAQLLISTVVLAGIALATEDAARLLSAPPWALLNFFMAGFFHFFLGWTMLNASQKRIGAARTTPLLAATPLFATVLAVLALRELPGLPALVGVGLVVVGVAVISGAGSGPHLTSGAHAGLKASMWGLGTALCWAMSPIFIRKGLEGLPSPLLGVTAGLAGSAAAYGLVLFPRLLQGRGTSPEGRPSGREETLFKLAAGVLVGLATWARWIAVDLVLVAVALALTQVSVPVVLLVSPLVGGRRAEQVTARLWQGSALIIAGSSVLLFYR; from the coding sequence ATGGCGCGGTCGGGCGCATCATGTCCGCAACGCTGTCCAACATCGCGGCGTTTGCCGTGGGGAGATGCACTAACCTGGTGGGAGCGTGAATGGAGTCCGAGGATGACAGGAGCAATGTGGGCGCTCGCCTCCGGGGTGGGATTCGGGCTGTTCCAGGCCTTCAACAGCCGGGCCGTACGCGGGGCGGACGTCGCGCGGTCCACCTTCGCGCAGTTGCTCATCAGCACGGTAGTCCTGGCCGGAATTGCTCTCGCTACCGAGGACGCGGCTCGCCTGCTTTCCGCGCCTCCCTGGGCGCTGCTCAACTTCTTCATGGCCGGCTTCTTCCACTTCTTCCTCGGGTGGACGATGCTCAACGCCAGCCAGAAGCGAATAGGCGCTGCGCGCACGACGCCCTTGCTGGCCGCCACGCCGCTCTTCGCCACGGTTCTTGCCGTGCTGGCCCTGCGCGAGCTGCCCGGGCTGCCGGCTCTGGTAGGCGTCGGGCTGGTGGTCGTTGGGGTGGCCGTGATCTCCGGCGCAGGCAGCGGGCCACATCTGACCTCTGGCGCTCATGCCGGGTTGAAGGCCTCCATGTGGGGGCTGGGGACCGCGCTTTGCTGGGCGATGAGCCCGATCTTCATCAGGAAGGGACTGGAAGGCCTCCCGTCCCCGTTGCTCGGCGTCACGGCCGGGCTTGCCGGATCGGCCGCAGCGTACGGGCTGGTGCTTTTCCCGCGGCTCCTCCAGGGCAGGGGCACGTCCCCGGAAGGCCGGCCCTCTGGCCGGGAGGAGACGCTGTTCAAGCTGGCCGCCGGCGTTCTGGTGGGCTTGGCCACCTGGGCGCGCTGGATCGCCGTGGACCTGGTTCTGGTTGCCGTCGCCCTGGCCCTCACCCAGGTCTCGGTGCCAGTGGTGCTCCTGGTGTCTCCGCTGGTGGGTGGCCGCCGGGCAGAACAGGTTACCGCGCGCCTCTGGCAGGGCTCGGCATTGATCATCGCCGGTTCGTCCGTGCTGCTCTTCTACAGGTGA
- a CDS encoding zinc-binding dehydrogenase has translation MRALVKTDRGTGHLELREVPLPRPRPDEVLIRVRACGVCGSDLKIQDDQHPYNPPVVIGHEFAGEIAEVGKDAGGWAVGDRVVSEQHTGACGRCRQCLTGNAFACASKRAPGYWVDGGFAEFIRVPAWLLHRIPANLGFIEASFAEPSAVAVHGVLERTGIAPEDVVLVLGCGPIGLAAAKMAQVAGASRVVIAGTGRDERTRLPKARELGIDHVVNVERDDLAALVVDLTGGEGADVVVELSGAPAAAAQCFRLARRLGRVGIIGQPPTDQVAIPYREALFRALAVSFTYSSKYTSWERALSLFARGAVIPSRFVTHVLPLHEWEQGFGLSRSGEAVKVVLDPSQEAG, from the coding sequence ATGCGCGCACTCGTCAAGACGGACCGCGGCACCGGTCACCTGGAGCTGCGCGAGGTTCCGCTCCCGCGGCCCAGGCCGGACGAGGTGCTGATTCGGGTGCGCGCCTGCGGCGTCTGTGGCAGCGACCTGAAGATCCAGGACGACCAGCATCCGTACAACCCGCCGGTGGTGATCGGCCACGAGTTCGCCGGCGAGATCGCCGAGGTGGGCAAGGACGCGGGCGGGTGGGCGGTCGGCGACCGTGTAGTTTCCGAGCAGCACACGGGTGCCTGCGGGCGCTGCCGCCAGTGCCTTACCGGGAATGCCTTCGCCTGTGCTTCCAAGCGGGCCCCAGGATACTGGGTGGACGGCGGGTTCGCGGAGTTCATCAGGGTCCCGGCCTGGCTGCTGCACCGCATTCCAGCCAATCTCGGCTTCATCGAGGCCTCGTTCGCCGAGCCCTCGGCGGTGGCGGTGCACGGGGTGCTCGAACGCACCGGCATCGCCCCAGAGGACGTGGTGCTCGTTCTGGGTTGCGGGCCGATCGGGCTGGCGGCCGCGAAGATGGCTCAGGTCGCCGGCGCGTCGCGGGTCGTCATTGCCGGGACAGGCCGGGATGAGAGGACCCGTCTCCCCAAGGCGAGGGAGCTCGGCATAGACCATGTCGTGAACGTGGAGCGCGACGACCTGGCGGCGCTGGTGGTCGATCTGACCGGCGGAGAGGGCGCCGATGTCGTCGTGGAGCTCTCTGGGGCCCCGGCCGCGGCGGCGCAGTGCTTTCGGCTTGCCAGGCGCCTGGGCAGGGTTGGGATCATCGGGCAGCCCCCGACCGACCAGGTCGCGATCCCATACCGCGAGGCACTGTTTCGGGCGCTCGCGGTGTCGTTCACCTACAGTTCCAAGTACACGAGTTGGGAACGCGCCCTATCGCTGTTTGCGCGCGGGGCGGTGATCCCATCTCGGTTCGTCACCCACGTTCTTCCTCTCCACGAGTGGGAACAGGGCTTCGGTCTCTCGCGGAGCGGGGAGGCGGTAAAGGTCGTGCTCGATCCATCACAAGAGGCCGGGTGA
- a CDS encoding alpha/beta hydrolase — MPDDERVAAAISNWAPRFVAQGVDYNDFLRTTSRIERWADWLDAWCATGDLHTGLAREAEARGRMLSAGEAFVRAALCYHFAKFVWLVDLEKHRAATDLAVASLYAAHRLLDPTAERVEIPFEGAALVGNLRRPHGASRPPLVLLIPGLDSTKEEFFYWEAVFLARGMATFSLDGPGQGETSRAVHIRHDYEVAVAATLDRLAERGDIDLDRVGAAGVSLGGYYAPRAAAFEPRLRAVAAIAGPYSFGETWDHVPALSREAFAHHSGARDDREARANALRLDLTGVLPRLKQPLLVVFGKLDRLIPWQHAERVAAEAPNAQLVMYPEGNHVCNNIPYKYRPLVADWMKERLADVG, encoded by the coding sequence ATGCCTGACGATGAGAGGGTGGCGGCGGCCATATCCAACTGGGCTCCCCGCTTCGTTGCTCAGGGCGTGGACTACAACGACTTCCTGCGCACGACCTCGCGCATCGAGCGTTGGGCGGACTGGCTGGATGCGTGGTGCGCAACGGGCGACCTGCACACGGGCCTGGCACGCGAAGCCGAGGCACGAGGCCGAATGCTGAGCGCAGGCGAGGCCTTCGTGCGCGCCGCGCTCTGCTACCATTTCGCGAAGTTTGTCTGGCTGGTGGATCTGGAGAAGCACCGCGCGGCCACCGACCTGGCCGTGGCCAGCCTGTACGCGGCGCACCGGCTCCTCGACCCAACGGCTGAGCGCGTGGAGATCCCCTTTGAGGGCGCGGCGCTGGTGGGCAACCTGCGCCGGCCTCACGGCGCGTCACGCCCGCCGCTGGTGCTCCTGATACCGGGGCTGGACTCGACAAAGGAGGAGTTCTTCTACTGGGAGGCCGTGTTCCTGGCGCGCGGGATGGCGACCTTCTCCCTGGACGGACCTGGCCAGGGAGAGACCAGCCGCGCGGTCCACATCCGGCACGACTACGAGGTGGCTGTAGCGGCCACCCTCGACAGGCTCGCGGAGCGCGGCGACATAGATCTCGATCGAGTGGGCGCCGCGGGCGTGAGCCTGGGAGGGTACTATGCCCCCAGGGCGGCGGCGTTCGAGCCGCGGCTGAGGGCAGTCGCTGCCATCGCCGGGCCGTACAGCTTCGGTGAGACCTGGGACCACGTCCCTGCGTTGAGCAGGGAAGCGTTCGCGCACCATTCCGGAGCGCGCGACGACAGGGAGGCGCGCGCGAACGCCCTGCGGCTGGACCTTACCGGCGTGCTACCGCGCCTGAAGCAGCCGCTCCTGGTCGTTTTCGGCAAACTCGACAGGTTGATTCCCTGGCAGCACGCCGAGAGGGTGGCTGCCGAGGCCCCCAATGCCCAGTTGGTGATGTATCCCGAGGGCAACCACGTGTGCAACAACATCCCATACAAGTACAGGCCGCTGGTGGCGGATTGGATGAAGGAGAGACTCGCGGATGTGGGATAG
- a CDS encoding amidohydrolase, with protein sequence MVVDGHAHIIVQEATRGAGDESWRPHVRWEQGRQVVEAGGRQVRSALQEFVRIEAILQFQESRGIGRTILCPWVPLLGYELEPEEGLRASRIQNAALAWLVESYPGRVAALGAVPLQAPDLAARELDALMAGRRISGVEVAASVRGVPLGDDRFLEFWEVAEGTGALVFVHPTTRGFDLPALGGYYMWNTVGNPLETTIAAAQMVMAGMMERYPRLKVLLAHGGGALLSVRGRLRHSHSFQPDARARLRESPDASMRRFYYDTVTHDADLLRSLVDYVGADHVLLGSDYPFDMGVSDPVGDVHGLGLAADSEKAILGGNALRLLGEVDAGYA encoded by the coding sequence ATGGTAGTGGACGGGCACGCGCACATCATAGTGCAGGAAGCCACGCGCGGCGCCGGAGACGAGTCGTGGCGTCCCCACGTGCGCTGGGAGCAAGGAAGGCAGGTCGTCGAGGCAGGAGGCCGCCAGGTCAGGTCCGCGCTCCAAGAGTTTGTCCGGATCGAGGCGATACTGCAGTTCCAGGAGTCCAGGGGGATAGGCCGGACTATCCTGTGCCCGTGGGTCCCTCTGCTCGGCTACGAGCTCGAGCCGGAGGAGGGTCTGCGCGCCAGCCGGATCCAAAACGCCGCGCTGGCCTGGCTGGTCGAGTCCTACCCCGGCCGCGTCGCAGCGCTCGGCGCGGTGCCGCTGCAGGCACCCGACCTGGCTGCACGCGAGCTGGACGCGCTGATGGCAGGGCGTCGGATCAGCGGCGTCGAGGTCGCCGCCAGCGTGCGTGGCGTGCCACTGGGAGACGACCGCTTCCTGGAGTTCTGGGAGGTGGCAGAGGGCACGGGCGCCCTCGTGTTCGTGCATCCAACCACGCGGGGCTTTGACCTTCCGGCTCTTGGCGGGTACTACATGTGGAACACGGTGGGCAATCCGCTGGAGACAACGATCGCCGCGGCTCAGATGGTAATGGCCGGCATGATGGAGAGGTACCCGCGGCTCAAGGTGCTGCTGGCCCACGGCGGCGGTGCCCTATTGAGCGTGCGTGGACGGCTTCGACACTCGCACTCCTTTCAGCCCGACGCCCGGGCCAGGCTGCGGGAATCCCCCGATGCCTCAATGCGGCGTTTCTACTACGACACCGTGACCCACGATGCGGACCTGCTGCGCTCTTTGGTGGACTACGTTGGAGCGGACCACGTCCTGCTCGGATCAGACTACCCGTTTGATATGGGGGTCTCGGATCCGGTTGGGGACGTGCACGGGCTAGGCCTGGCCGCCGATTCCGAGAAGGCGATCCTGGGCGGCAACGCGCTGCGGTTGCTTGGAGAGGTGGATGCTGGTTATGCCTGA
- a CDS encoding zinc-binding dehydrogenase: MRRGETVEIPKTMKAAVLFNYGDLRLAERPVPIPGAGEALLKVAAVAICGSDPAIIAKGWPGHPPLGEFIPGHEFTGTVVAVAPDVTEVKVGDRVAVEPHKGCGRCVNCLRGLYTTCLNYGKPEKGHRHYGFSSNGAYAEYAACHVNTLHRLPEAISFEEGALLTTAGTVLYGYERVGGVMPGETVVVTGPGALGLISAQAARILGAGRVILTGTREDRLAVGRRMGVDIAINARETNVRDAIMALTDGIGADLVVECTGQAGPAAEALDLVRKSGRISFNGIYHEPVTLQLNKIVQWNLLITGPKAEGMWNTDRAIPLMAGGRLDLKPLITHRFPLADINLAFETFTGRAGGAIKVIVNP, from the coding sequence GTGAGGAGAGGAGAGACCGTGGAGATCCCAAAGACCATGAAGGCCGCCGTGCTGTTCAACTATGGCGACCTGCGCCTGGCGGAGAGGCCGGTTCCTATACCCGGTGCGGGTGAGGCGCTGCTCAAGGTGGCCGCGGTTGCCATCTGTGGCAGTGACCCTGCGATCATTGCCAAGGGCTGGCCCGGACATCCGCCGCTGGGCGAGTTCATCCCCGGCCACGAGTTCACCGGAACCGTGGTGGCCGTGGCGCCGGACGTGACCGAGGTGAAGGTGGGCGACCGTGTGGCCGTCGAGCCCCATAAGGGCTGCGGCCGCTGCGTGAACTGCCTGCGAGGCCTCTACACCACGTGCCTGAACTACGGCAAGCCGGAGAAGGGCCACAGGCACTACGGCTTCAGCAGCAACGGCGCCTACGCCGAGTATGCCGCCTGCCACGTCAACACTCTCCACCGGCTGCCGGAGGCGATCTCGTTTGAAGAAGGCGCCCTGCTCACGACGGCCGGCACCGTGCTGTACGGATACGAGCGCGTAGGCGGGGTGATGCCGGGCGAGACCGTCGTTGTCACCGGGCCGGGCGCCCTCGGTTTGATATCCGCGCAGGCCGCCAGGATACTGGGTGCCGGACGCGTGATCCTGACCGGCACGCGCGAGGACCGGCTGGCAGTAGGCAGGCGGATGGGCGTGGACATTGCGATCAACGCCCGCGAGACGAACGTTCGCGATGCGATCATGGCCCTCACCGACGGGATCGGCGCCGACCTCGTCGTGGAGTGCACCGGGCAGGCAGGCCCTGCCGCCGAGGCCCTGGATCTGGTTCGGAAGAGCGGCCGGATCTCGTTCAACGGCATCTATCACGAACCGGTTACCCTCCAGCTCAACAAGATCGTCCAGTGGAACCTGCTGATCACCGGTCCCAAGGCAGAGGGCATGTGGAACACAGACAGGGCGATCCCGCTCATGGCCGGTGGCCGCCTGGACCTCAAGCCGCTGATCACGCACAGGTTCCCGCTGGCCGACATCAACCTGGCCTTCGAGACCTTCACCGGCCGTGCGGGTGGTGCGATAAAGGTGATCGTCAATCCCTGA